One genomic window of Gracilinema caldarium DSM 7334 includes the following:
- a CDS encoding alpha-amylase/4-alpha-glucanotransferase domain-containing protein: MNKVKVIILTHHHVPFGSSGEEFESYYTKRLKPLVTSLYKAPHFSILLHCSGVLLEWIEKHHPELFMLLEELINRKQIELLGGGYYEPVFPLLSVTDKIGQIELLTTYIRKHFGKRPRGCWLPGMFWEQNYASVLNTCGIDYAFVHYDQFLHTRNDESINHIFITEDQGKLSTLFPVKPIGSCDEAIAYLDKYKTIVKKGEREDQILSLLINLESVGPEDTYIDEVERGFDSLFAYISKESECFDLTLPIKYLKQDVKAVKTYLTGVNPRQSLVKYPEANDIYGKMIYVHTLVNQLRGDKARKKNAREELWKAQGIDMFYMDSSRGIQNRMLRKAVYKSLLEAERITREKGVFIPSILTFDFNLDGKPEYVIQGNEISCCISQKGASVFELDYFPVATNYTDTFRLQEEGGTRSYKRTSFVEYLCPAGSSLHEILSDSQNRNRFLGDEWFTEETVSRSQNSIGFSTDGIKTKPFGTIEVKKQYSLKKNVLTVNYILINRGIESERFTFLPQIEFSFAEFSTRAYQLFVLQGDIKKEHDLDVWEIRNADSVLFKDCVNDVLISIKSVMPFDTWQYQVFEPQSVYQSTCILPVKEVLLTPGEQWETSFQLVFEKL; encoded by the coding sequence ATGAATAAAGTAAAAGTCATTATCCTTACCCATCATCACGTCCCGTTTGGTTCTTCTGGGGAAGAATTTGAATCCTATTATACGAAAAGACTAAAACCTCTTGTTACCAGCCTTTATAAGGCCCCTCATTTTTCAATTCTTTTGCATTGTTCAGGAGTTTTACTCGAATGGATAGAAAAACATCATCCTGAATTGTTTATGCTCTTGGAAGAACTGATTAATCGAAAGCAGATTGAACTATTAGGTGGTGGCTATTATGAACCTGTTTTTCCGCTTCTTTCTGTTACTGACAAGATTGGACAAATAGAATTACTCACTACCTACATCAGAAAGCACTTTGGTAAACGTCCACGAGGATGCTGGTTGCCGGGAATGTTCTGGGAACAGAATTATGCTTCTGTTTTAAACACCTGTGGTATTGATTACGCCTTTGTCCATTATGATCAATTTTTACATACTAGGAATGATGAAAGCATAAACCATATATTTATAACTGAAGATCAGGGAAAACTTAGTACTCTTTTCCCGGTAAAGCCTATTGGTTCATGTGATGAGGCTATCGCCTACCTCGACAAGTATAAAACCATTGTAAAAAAAGGAGAGCGAGAGGACCAAATCCTATCTTTACTGATAAATCTTGAATCTGTGGGTCCAGAAGATACGTATATTGATGAAGTTGAACGCGGTTTTGATTCCTTGTTTGCTTATATTTCCAAGGAATCCGAGTGTTTTGATTTAACATTACCTATAAAATATCTCAAACAGGATGTAAAGGCCGTTAAAACATATTTAACAGGAGTAAATCCTCGACAAAGTCTCGTTAAATATCCAGAAGCAAACGATATTTATGGAAAAATGATTTATGTCCATACCCTGGTAAATCAGCTTAGGGGTGACAAGGCCCGTAAAAAAAATGCCCGGGAAGAACTCTGGAAAGCCCAGGGTATTGATATGTTTTATATGGATTCATCCAGGGGCATACAGAATAGGATGCTTCGAAAAGCTGTTTATAAGTCTTTACTTGAGGCCGAAAGAATAACCAGGGAGAAGGGAGTCTTTATTCCCTCTATTCTTACCTTTGATTTTAACTTGGATGGCAAACCTGAATATGTTATACAGGGTAACGAAATAAGTTGCTGTATCAGTCAAAAGGGTGCATCCGTATTTGAACTAGACTATTTCCCTGTTGCGACAAATTATACCGATACCTTTAGATTACAAGAGGAAGGGGGTACTAGGTCCTATAAACGAACCTCTTTCGTAGAATATCTCTGTCCTGCTGGAAGCTCCTTGCATGAAATACTATCGGATAGTCAGAATCGTAATCGATTTCTTGGTGACGAATGGTTTACAGAAGAAACAGTAAGTCGTTCACAAAACTCAATTGGTTTTAGTACCGATGGCATAAAAACAAAACCCTTTGGTACTATAGAAGTTAAAAAACAGTATTCACTGAAAAAGAATGTGCTCACCGTAAACTATATCTTGATTAACAGAGGTATTGAATCTGAACGATTCACCTTTTTACCTCAAATAGAATTTTCTTTCGCTGAGTTTTCAACCAGGGCATATCAGTTGTTTGTCCTTCAGGGTGATATAAAAAAAGAACATGACCTGGATGTTTGGGAAATTCGAAATGCTGATTCTGTTCTTTTTAAGGATTGTGTAAACGATGTGTTAATATCAATAAAATCAGTCATGCCCTTTGATACCTGGCAGTATCAAGTGTTTGAGCCCCAGTCGGTATATCAATCTACCTGTATTCTTCCGGTTAAAGAAGTTCTGTTGACTCCCGGCGAACAATGGGAAACCAGTTTTCAACTTGTCTTTGAAAAGCTGTGA
- the metG gene encoding methionine--tRNA ligase, producing the protein MKRRLVTSALPYVNNVPHLGNLIQVLSADVFSRFCRLRGYDTLYVCGTDEYGTATETRAAEEGISPRELCDRYHALHTTIYKWFNIGFDKFGRTSTPIQTEVVQDIFKKLDAQGFIVERTIEQLFCEQCNRFLADRYVRGVCPHCGYADARGDQCENCGKLLDPTELKESRCSTCGSQPKLKSTKHLYIDLPRIKDRLEAWIAEASVKGFWANNAIQMTNAWIRDGLKERAITRDLKWGIPVPKPGYEDKVFYVWFDAPIGYISITGNLAADRGEDWRAFVADWWKNPDEVELFQFIGKDNIPFHTVIFPSSLLGTGEKWTMLHHMSSTEYLNYESGKFSKSKGVGVFGSDAMESGIPADIWRFYIFYNRPERADALFTWKDFQEKVNGELIGNLGNLVNRTLSFVSRYYDGKVPEGKANTEFWNMIKAYEASIQEKLDRAELRDAFRTVFELSSFANKTFQDGEPWKKRKEQPEQAASLIRDLCYVVRDLAILLHPYIPGSAEKLASFFGLTIGKDGLSWQDLGKLEGLDTIVKTEVLFTKLEDELIQTLRERYSGSQKERFERDREQPSGTPALADSKAAPAPQSPVEPAIGQKAVFPDEPLCQKFARLVDLRVAKITHIERHPKADKLYIETLDVGGESRTIVSGLVPYYKEEELLGKHIVVVYNLKPAKLRGVESMGMLLAASATQSDGSEMVEVLDAGFAEPGTRIQVGTIPLSEPPAEIDIDTFFSMPIVAKDGIILVDQQPLSCNGQALSTQRVLQGEVG; encoded by the coding sequence ATGAAGCGACGATTAGTAACCTCTGCATTACCTTACGTAAATAATGTTCCCCATTTGGGAAACCTGATTCAGGTTCTTTCTGCGGATGTATTTTCCCGGTTCTGCCGCTTGCGCGGGTATGATACGCTCTATGTTTGCGGCACCGATGAGTATGGTACGGCTACTGAAACAAGGGCTGCCGAAGAAGGGATCAGTCCTCGGGAACTCTGTGACCGTTATCATGCGTTACATACCACTATTTATAAGTGGTTTAACATTGGCTTTGATAAATTCGGCCGGACTTCTACACCGATACAGACAGAAGTAGTCCAGGATATTTTTAAAAAACTTGATGCCCAGGGCTTTATTGTGGAACGCACGATTGAACAGCTTTTTTGTGAACAGTGTAACCGGTTCCTTGCCGACCGGTATGTCCGTGGTGTCTGTCCCCATTGTGGATATGCCGATGCCCGGGGCGATCAATGTGAAAACTGCGGTAAATTATTGGATCCTACAGAGCTCAAGGAAAGCCGCTGTTCCACCTGTGGCTCACAACCCAAACTGAAATCAACAAAGCACCTGTATATCGACCTCCCCCGTATTAAAGACCGGCTGGAAGCCTGGATTGCTGAAGCTTCAGTCAAGGGCTTTTGGGCAAATAATGCAATTCAGATGACCAATGCTTGGATCAGGGATGGACTTAAAGAACGGGCTATTACCCGGGACCTTAAGTGGGGTATTCCTGTACCAAAACCGGGCTATGAAGATAAGGTGTTCTATGTGTGGTTTGATGCACCGATCGGTTACATATCCATTACGGGGAACCTAGCTGCTGACCGTGGTGAAGACTGGCGGGCTTTTGTTGCAGATTGGTGGAAAAATCCTGATGAGGTTGAACTGTTCCAGTTTATTGGCAAGGATAATATTCCCTTCCATACGGTTATATTCCCTTCGAGCCTCCTTGGTACCGGTGAAAAATGGACGATGCTTCATCATATGTCCAGTACGGAATATCTGAACTATGAAAGCGGAAAATTCTCAAAATCCAAAGGCGTTGGTGTGTTTGGTTCCGATGCGATGGAATCGGGCATTCCTGCCGACATCTGGAGATTCTATATTTTCTATAACCGGCCTGAGAGGGCGGATGCCCTCTTTACCTGGAAGGATTTTCAGGAAAAGGTAAACGGCGAACTGATTGGTAATTTAGGGAATCTGGTAAACCGGACCCTTTCTTTTGTAAGCCGCTACTATGATGGAAAGGTCCCTGAAGGAAAGGCAAATACCGAATTTTGGAATATGATTAAAGCCTATGAAGCCTCTATCCAGGAGAAACTAGATAGGGCAGAACTCAGGGATGCGTTTCGAACTGTCTTTGAATTATCATCCTTTGCAAATAAAACCTTCCAGGATGGAGAACCCTGGAAAAAAAGAAAGGAACAGCCAGAACAGGCTGCAAGCCTTATCCGTGATCTTTGTTATGTTGTGCGGGATTTAGCTATTTTACTGCATCCCTATATCCCTGGAAGTGCTGAAAAGCTTGCTTCTTTCTTCGGTCTTACTATTGGGAAAGATGGCCTGTCCTGGCAGGATTTGGGAAAACTTGAAGGTCTCGATACAATAGTAAAGACAGAAGTACTCTTTACAAAGCTGGAAGATGAACTCATACAAACCCTCCGGGAACGCTATTCAGGCAGTCAGAAAGAACGGTTTGAACGGGACAGAGAACAACCTAGTGGCACTCCCGCTTTGGCAGACTCAAAGGCAGCGCCTGCTCCACAGTCTCCTGTTGAGCCTGCAATCGGCCAAAAAGCAGTGTTCCCTGATGAGCCGCTTTGCCAGAAATTTGCCCGTCTTGTAGATCTACGGGTAGCAAAGATAACCCATATCGAACGGCATCCTAAGGCGGATAAACTCTATATAGAAACCCTCGATGTGGGTGGAGAAAGTCGGACCATTGTTTCAGGTCTTGTACCGTACTATAAGGAAGAGGAACTACTGGGAAAACATATTGTGGTGGTATATAACCTGAAGCCTGCCAAACTTCGTGGTGTAGAAAGTATGGGCATGCTCTTAGCTGCCTCCGCTACCCAGAGCGATGGATCTGAAATGGTTGAGGTTCTCGATGCAGGCTTTGCAGAACCGGGAACCCGAATTCAGGTTGGTACTATACCACTTTCAGAGCCCCCTGCAGAAATAGATATAGACACCTTTTTCTCTATGCCCATTGTCGCCAAGGATGGAATCATTTTGGTGGATCAACAGCCCTTAAGCTGTAATGGCCAAGCCCTGTCTACGCAACGGGTATTACAAGGCGAGGTTGGTTGA
- a CDS encoding lipid II:glycine glycyltransferase FemX: MPDAAVTLIRSVTPTDLGRCDGAKSFLQSGFWGSFKARFGWNARSFLVDWGEGGKLPLLVIRRRLAPGVSFAYVPLGPELPDQFSEADSNRNQALLELALILKKELPHDTAFIRFDPPWYVTGEGIAPLPFPKPFIRSGADVQPPDTVIIDISKDEESILSAMKPKWRYNIRLAEKKGVRVTRQDEAGLEVFYELYKTTARRDKIAIHGIDYYRTLFQHSREYRDGNQDIRLYLAEHEGDALAAIIVLFRGEEATYLYGASSDIKRNLMAPYALQWKAIQDAHARGCFRYDLFGIPPEENPLHPMAGLYRFKTGFGGMIIHRPGSWDFAYKPLITQVFRFAEASRKKIRSLKKAMRSLRRGQSMRSL, from the coding sequence ATGCCCGATGCGGCAGTTACATTGATACGCTCCGTAACACCTACCGATTTAGGGCGGTGTGACGGAGCAAAAAGCTTTTTACAATCCGGTTTTTGGGGAAGTTTTAAGGCTCGATTCGGCTGGAATGCCCGGTCATTTCTTGTTGATTGGGGCGAAGGGGGAAAGTTACCCCTTCTTGTCATAAGGCGTCGCTTAGCACCGGGTGTTTCTTTTGCCTATGTTCCGCTTGGCCCAGAATTGCCAGATCAATTTTCGGAAGCAGATTCAAATCGTAACCAAGCTCTTCTAGAATTGGCCCTTATTTTAAAAAAAGAACTTCCCCATGATACAGCCTTTATTCGCTTTGATCCACCATGGTATGTCACTGGTGAAGGAATAGCTCCACTTCCATTCCCAAAACCCTTTATACGCTCTGGAGCGGATGTTCAACCCCCCGATACAGTCATTATCGATATCAGCAAAGATGAAGAAAGTATCCTTTCAGCTATGAAACCAAAATGGCGTTATAACATCAGACTGGCAGAGAAAAAAGGGGTAAGAGTAACCAGACAGGATGAAGCCGGTTTGGAAGTCTTTTACGAACTTTATAAAACAACGGCACGGCGCGATAAAATAGCTATTCATGGCATTGACTATTACCGTACCCTTTTCCAGCATAGCCGTGAGTATCGGGATGGTAACCAGGATATACGGCTATATTTAGCAGAACATGAAGGTGATGCCTTGGCCGCAATTATCGTTCTATTCCGTGGAGAGGAGGCTACCTATTTATATGGAGCTTCATCGGATATAAAACGCAACCTTATGGCACCCTATGCACTCCAATGGAAAGCAATACAAGATGCCCATGCACGGGGTTGTTTTCGTTATGATTTGTTTGGTATTCCGCCGGAAGAAAATCCGTTGCATCCTATGGCAGGACTCTACCGGTTTAAGACAGGATTTGGAGGAATGATTATACATCGTCCCGGAAGCTGGGACTTTGCATATAAACCACTTATTACCCAGGTCTTCCGTTTTGCGGAAGCTTCAAGAAAAAAAATTCGTTCTTTAAAAAAAGCGATGCGTTCTCTGCGACGGGGACAATCCATGAGGAGCCTATGA
- a CDS encoding ribonuclease Z, whose translation MNLEAFILGTGGMMPLPNRFLTSVLLRREGELFLFDGGEGTQVSLRKLNLRWKKISAIFISHTHADHVTGLPGILMLSSQVDRDDPLTIIGPPKIAEYIESSRRVLDMYINYDIVVKEITEPGIVYEGEHFHIRAFPLRHTKPCVGYVFEEDPRPGAFHPEKAEALKVPRGPLWSKLQNGEPVVSSDGAMVYPEQVMGEKRKGRKFSYVTDTLAFPEIASEVANSDLFVCEGMFERDLLESAKEKKHMTAEQAAQIAVQAGGIKKLALIHYSPRYTEHNLKQLLKEAQAIFPDTVLSRDRAVFPIEYED comes from the coding sequence ATGAACTTAGAAGCCTTTATTCTTGGTACCGGCGGTATGATGCCTCTGCCGAACCGATTTCTTACCTCGGTCCTCTTGCGGCGTGAAGGAGAGCTTTTTCTGTTCGATGGAGGAGAAGGCACTCAAGTATCCTTACGAAAATTGAATCTACGGTGGAAAAAAATTTCCGCAATATTCATCAGCCATACCCATGCAGATCATGTTACCGGTTTACCTGGCATTCTTATGCTTTCTTCGCAGGTGGACCGGGATGATCCTCTTACTATTATCGGTCCCCCAAAAATTGCAGAATACATTGAGTCGAGTCGACGGGTGCTCGATATGTATATCAACTATGATATTGTGGTTAAGGAAATAACCGAACCTGGTATTGTGTATGAGGGAGAGCATTTTCATATCCGGGCTTTCCCCTTACGGCATACTAAGCCCTGTGTGGGGTATGTATTTGAAGAAGATCCACGGCCCGGGGCTTTCCATCCGGAAAAAGCTGAGGCCCTTAAGGTTCCCCGGGGCCCACTTTGGTCTAAGCTCCAGAATGGAGAACCAGTGGTATCCAGCGATGGGGCCATGGTTTATCCAGAACAGGTTATGGGTGAAAAGCGGAAGGGACGAAAATTTTCCTATGTTACCGATACCCTTGCATTCCCAGAAATTGCATCGGAAGTAGCTAATTCAGATCTATTTGTTTGTGAAGGCATGTTCGAACGGGACCTCCTTGAAAGTGCGAAGGAAAAAAAACACATGACCGCTGAACAGGCCGCACAAATCGCTGTCCAGGCTGGGGGGATAAAAAAACTTGCCCTCATTCATTATAGTCCTCGCTATACAGAACATAATTTAAAACAGCTTTTAAAGGAAGCTCAGGCCATATTCCCCGATACGGTACTTTCCCGGGACCGGGCGGTGTTTCCCATTGAATATGAAGATTAA
- a CDS encoding ABC transporter ATP-binding protein: MIEVQHLSKQYGNVQAVRDVSFQVGTGQVIGLLGPNGAGKTTIMKILTGYHFPSSGVAYIDGLSVEDYPEEIKKKIGYLPENAPSYGDLTPLEYLSFVAEARQLPKEKRQNRINEVMALCSIQEVRNKPIETLSKGYRQRLGLAQAIIHDPAILILDEPTTGLDPNQILEIRSLIRELGKSKTVILSTHILQEVEAVCSQVIIIHQGRIAAQGTSVEIGRTLKGQDSWKLALRGNLPQQLPQNVIFNDKKFIIQTQSRSGDGTISISISYIDESTMDIKDPQLIGETIFDWVVAQGYKIIHMEHQKVSLEDIFVQLTKEGDAK, translated from the coding sequence ATGATAGAAGTACAACATCTGTCTAAACAGTATGGCAATGTACAGGCTGTCCGCGATGTATCCTTTCAGGTAGGCACAGGACAGGTTATTGGACTTCTGGGACCAAACGGTGCTGGCAAAACCACCATTATGAAAATCCTTACAGGGTATCATTTCCCGAGCTCTGGAGTCGCCTACATCGACGGGCTTTCGGTAGAGGATTACCCTGAAGAAATTAAGAAAAAGATCGGGTACCTTCCAGAAAATGCACCGTCCTATGGGGATCTTACGCCCCTTGAGTACCTCTCCTTTGTGGCAGAGGCCCGTCAGCTACCAAAAGAAAAACGACAAAACCGTATCAACGAAGTAATGGCCCTCTGTTCTATACAGGAGGTCAGGAACAAACCTATCGAGACCCTCTCTAAGGGATATCGTCAGCGACTTGGACTGGCTCAGGCTATCATTCATGATCCGGCTATACTCATTTTAGATGAGCCAACCACAGGGCTTGACCCTAACCAGATTCTCGAGATTCGTTCTCTCATCCGAGAACTTGGAAAAAGCAAAACCGTCATTCTTTCTACACATATATTGCAGGAAGTGGAAGCGGTCTGTTCCCAGGTAATCATCATCCATCAAGGGCGTATTGCAGCCCAGGGTACCAGTGTTGAAATTGGCCGAACTCTGAAAGGCCAAGACAGCTGGAAGTTAGCACTCAGGGGCAACCTGCCTCAGCAGCTTCCACAAAATGTCATTTTCAATGATAAAAAGTTTATTATACAGACCCAATCCAGATCTGGCGACGGTACAATTTCCATTTCAATTAGTTATATTGATGAATCTACAATGGATATCAAAGATCCCCAGTTAATAGGTGAAACCATTTTTGATTGGGTCGTTGCCCAGGGGTATAAAATCATCCACATGGAGCATCAGAAGGTAAGCCTGGAAGATATTTTTGTACAGCTTACCAAGGAAGGAGACGCTAAATGA
- a CDS encoding ABC transporter permease subunit: MKGLSSQTIALAKKELSSALHSPATYGVWVFFLLFMSITFFYLQKFFSLDTASLRPYFSVIPLVYTLLIPAITMKSWAEERKTGTAELLLTMPFSEWDLVLGKFLSSFIILIIALLLSLGIPMSLLPLGAFDLGVIFSEYIGALLLGMTALALGLLFSAIAKNQISAFLGGVVVLLVMMLLNQITTIMDLPRVIADIVNYLSLAFHFESFARGILDSRDILYFLLVTCLCLFINTRVLLFRKWR; the protein is encoded by the coding sequence ATGAAAGGCCTTTCATCCCAAACAATAGCCCTTGCAAAAAAGGAACTCTCTTCCGCTTTACATAGTCCTGCAACCTATGGAGTGTGGGTATTCTTTTTGTTATTTATGAGTATTACCTTTTTTTATCTGCAAAAGTTTTTCAGTCTTGATACCGCATCGTTGCGTCCCTATTTTTCCGTAATTCCCTTGGTATATACCTTGCTTATACCGGCTATTACCATGAAAAGCTGGGCAGAAGAACGTAAAACCGGTACAGCGGAGCTTCTTTTAACGATGCCCTTTTCAGAATGGGATTTAGTTTTAGGTAAATTCCTTTCATCATTCATCATACTGATTATTGCATTACTGCTATCCCTTGGCATACCTATGAGTCTATTGCCATTGGGTGCTTTTGATCTGGGGGTTATCTTCAGTGAATATATAGGAGCCCTCCTCCTTGGGATGACAGCATTGGCATTAGGGCTTTTATTTTCAGCAATCGCCAAAAATCAGATTAGTGCCTTTCTGGGCGGTGTGGTAGTTCTGCTTGTCATGATGCTGCTTAATCAAATTACCACCATCATGGATCTTCCAAGGGTGATTGCAGATATAGTGAACTATCTGTCATTAGCCTTTCATTTTGAAAGTTTTGCAAGGGGGATACTGGATAGCAGGGATATATTGTATTTTCTGCTGGTTACATGCTTGTGTTTGTTCATCAACACCAGGGTCTTACTGTTTAGGAAATGGAGATAG
- a CDS encoding GldG family protein — protein MKKRQAVLITILTLIVILLGILNAQRLYVRFDITKNKSYTLSAVSKNLYKEIPEQVTITYYVSDKLVKMHPVPGEIQDLLHEYVAQSKGKIRLFVKDPVKAGVVVAVERLGIQPQQIQTVEQDQASVATVYTGIVIEYLDKTEVLPVVFSLETLEYDLTSRIRNLVKNTERQVGVLVADADKSWSNDYQYVDKILQKAGYKVRQLYRGDEIPESLSAVFVFGGAAALDEWDLYRLDYYLQRGGKILYAVDGVFVDSRSNLQARAIEDKGLLRMLETYGVRLDTKLVLDKANLTIPYQSMNMSGMVQVKLVRYPHWVVVLPQNSNSKHPLTARFDGLDLFWASPLTVNPPAGVSGDRLFSSTKEAWLMTKDFITNPDMESVFTNEASSTRGQYTLGVSLSGTFPSYFLGKKKPVKEGSKDMLPDLPSEPKTGRIIVIGDSEFPTNLVQYTNSNQNLEFLVQAADWLASDDDILSIRTRLPVSGRLNKISDPIERAQAILMSQLINMIIIPLLVIGYGVFRIMRRKARLQNQEARNAVSA, from the coding sequence ATGAAAAAACGACAGGCTGTTCTCATAACAATTTTAACATTGATTGTCATACTGCTTGGTATTCTTAATGCTCAGCGGCTGTATGTTCGTTTTGATATTACGAAAAATAAATCCTATACCCTTTCAGCGGTGTCTAAAAATCTTTACAAGGAAATTCCTGAACAGGTTACCATAACCTATTATGTCTCGGATAAACTGGTAAAGATGCACCCGGTTCCCGGAGAAATTCAGGATCTGCTTCATGAGTATGTAGCCCAATCAAAAGGGAAAATCCGCCTCTTCGTAAAAGACCCGGTGAAAGCGGGAGTCGTTGTAGCGGTGGAACGGCTTGGCATACAACCCCAGCAGATACAAACCGTTGAACAGGATCAGGCCAGTGTGGCTACTGTGTATACAGGTATTGTTATTGAGTACCTGGATAAGACAGAGGTTTTACCAGTGGTCTTTTCTCTCGAAACCCTGGAGTATGATCTCACGTCACGAATACGGAACCTGGTAAAAAATACGGAGCGACAGGTAGGAGTGCTTGTTGCCGATGCAGATAAAAGCTGGTCCAATGATTATCAGTATGTTGATAAGATTCTGCAAAAAGCCGGCTATAAGGTTCGGCAGCTTTATAGGGGCGATGAAATTCCCGAGAGTCTTTCAGCAGTCTTTGTATTTGGTGGTGCAGCGGCTCTTGATGAATGGGATCTTTACCGCCTTGACTATTATCTGCAAAGGGGAGGAAAAATCCTCTATGCAGTAGATGGTGTGTTTGTCGACTCCCGATCTAACTTACAGGCCCGAGCTATAGAAGACAAGGGCTTGCTCCGTATGCTTGAAACCTATGGTGTGAGGTTAGATACAAAGCTTGTGCTGGATAAAGCAAACCTTACTATCCCTTATCAGTCTATGAATATGTCAGGGATGGTTCAGGTAAAGCTTGTACGCTATCCCCATTGGGTAGTAGTACTGCCCCAGAACAGCAACAGTAAACATCCTCTCACAGCCCGGTTTGATGGTCTCGACCTCTTTTGGGCAAGTCCCCTCACCGTAAATCCACCAGCAGGAGTATCAGGGGATAGGCTTTTCAGCAGTACAAAAGAAGCATGGCTTATGACCAAGGATTTCATTACCAATCCCGATATGGAATCCGTTTTTACCAATGAAGCAAGTTCTACCAGGGGACAATATACCTTAGGTGTCAGTCTGTCAGGGACCTTTCCCAGTTATTTCCTAGGAAAAAAGAAACCGGTTAAAGAAGGTTCTAAGGATATGCTTCCTGATCTGCCGAGTGAACCAAAGACAGGACGAATCATCGTGATTGGGGACAGTGAGTTCCCTACTAATTTGGTACAATATACCAACAGCAACCAGAATCTCGAATTTCTTGTTCAGGCGGCAGACTGGCTTGCAAGTGATGATGATATTCTGTCTATCCGTACGAGACTTCCTGTCAGTGGGCGACTCAACAAAATAAGTGACCCCATTGAGCGGGCACAGGCTATACTGATGAGTCAACTTATCAATATGATTATTATTCCCCTCCTTGTTATTGGCTATGGAGTGTTCCGAATTATGAGGAGAAAGGCAAGATTACAAAACCAGGAGGCTCGAAATGCAGTATCAGCGTAA
- a CDS encoding DUF4340 domain-containing protein has protein sequence MQYQRKIQILGTMIIILSVTLLSSFIFNPEARSVRQATGVLLDPKKIQNITKIEIKGPTKSALTFIKRTGLWYAIRDGKEYPVKNERIGDFLKPFSKPSFLPQRASSAQTHERLGLGTASASRVTFWGEDTEKPVLDMYFGSMDATGKEIYFRFSDSDSVKSIEDRFSSYIQSSPQSWYDLRIFPQSGNQGMKPELIQRIIWTLDSNVGFSISRSGPANWVGKEDNLEGKELDTNKIDTFLQDLINATGDDFTEITNQSAKVNQVTITAELGDGRTKKVTIRSDPETKSHWATSSDTPYTYTLSEWQYNRLVKERNYFIKSEK, from the coding sequence ATGCAGTATCAGCGTAAAATACAAATACTCGGTACCATGATTATCATTCTTTCTGTAACTTTACTCAGTTCTTTTATCTTTAATCCCGAAGCCCGTTCTGTGCGTCAAGCTACGGGGGTATTACTGGATCCCAAAAAAATACAGAATATCACTAAAATAGAAATCAAGGGACCGACCAAATCTGCCTTAACATTTATTAAAAGAACTGGTTTATGGTATGCAATCCGGGACGGTAAAGAATATCCTGTTAAAAACGAACGTATCGGTGACTTCCTCAAACCCTTTAGTAAGCCATCTTTCCTTCCTCAAAGAGCATCTTCAGCTCAAACCCATGAACGGCTCGGCCTGGGAACGGCATCAGCAAGCCGGGTTACCTTCTGGGGAGAAGATACAGAAAAGCCTGTGCTCGATATGTATTTTGGTTCCATGGATGCTACAGGCAAGGAAATCTATTTCCGTTTCTCCGATTCAGATAGTGTTAAATCTATAGAGGACCGTTTCAGTTCCTATATCCAGAGCAGTCCCCAATCCTGGTATGACCTTAGGATATTTCCCCAGTCTGGTAATCAGGGGATGAAACCAGAATTGATTCAACGTATTATCTGGACCTTAGATTCAAACGTCGGCTTTAGCATCAGTAGGTCTGGTCCTGCCAATTGGGTTGGAAAAGAAGATAATCTTGAAGGTAAAGAGCTCGATACCAATAAGATAGATACCTTTCTCCAAGATCTGATAAATGCCACTGGTGATGATTTTACTGAAATAACAAATCAGAGTGCAAAAGTAAATCAGGTGACCATTACTGCAGAACTTGGAGATGGAAGAACAAAAAAAGTAACTATCCGCTCTGATCCTGAAACCAAGTCCCACTGGGCCACAAGTTCTGACACTCCCTATACCTATACATTGTCTGAATGGCAGTACAACAGATTAGTAAAGGAACGTAATTATTTTATAAAATCTGAAAAATAG